The Triticum aestivum cultivar Chinese Spring chromosome 5A, IWGSC CS RefSeq v2.1, whole genome shotgun sequence genomic sequence GCTAACTCTCCTTGGTGATGCCAATATGCCATGTATAATTAGGGATATATATATTACTACTCTTTTACCATTAGGGTTTGCTTGAGCTTTAATCAAATGTTGCTTCAAAGCCATGGCAAACCCAGCCCCTAAAATAACAGTTAATGTCAGAATATATGCACAATGCAAAGTTCCAGACTTGATTGCCATATGCTACATATACATTGGATAACTCTGGAAGCATTTCTGTTTACAAGATCCCACAAGTCCATTTTTGATCATGTCAGGGcatgcagctagctagctagccttatatgcatgcatgcatgtaagaCAAGTCTTCGGATCAAACAAAGATGTTTGCATGCATACATGTAGCAATGCATGGCAAGTCCTAAGATCAAAACAAAGATGGTTGTTCCAACGCATTGCATAGCAATGTAGCAGCATGCTTCCTGTCTGTCCGGTCTTGTGAATGAATGAAAAAAGAATGAATGTTTGGGGCTTGGACATATTGAATGATCTAGGCATGCATATGCCAGTTTGATTGTTTGAATATGGAGAAGAGGAAAGGGGAACCAATCAATGATTGCTTGTATTGGTGCATGCTGCAGTGCACAGTAGTATGGCTAGCCAGTGTGGCATGCAGAGCAGAGAGCAGTGAGCAGCTAGCTCTCATGACACATGAGTGCATGCATGGACTAGTTTGCTAGTACTGGTACTACATGCATGCTGATGCCTGCTGCTGCATGCCCTGTCTGGTCTGGGAAAGGGGGGAAGGTGGATGAGCTTTTGTTTCTTGCTGGTTTCCTTTTGTAATCTTGCTCCTCTATGGCTTTTTttagagggaggagggaggggcagAGATCTCCATGTCAGGCCACCCACTGTGTCTGTGTGCATGCTCTTTTGTGGGGACAAAAGGAAGACATGGGGTGTGTGTAAAAAGAGGTAATAGCACTccaggtaccctaacttgcacaCAATGTGATGATCTAGTCCCAAAGTTGCAAAACTAGACCAACCCATACCCCAACTTGCATccaatgtgatgatttagtcccaggcCAATCAGAGCTCGCCAATTGGCTGCCAAGTGGCTGGGCCGGTCAGCGCTGACAGTTTTGCACAAAACCCCCTGCTGTTTCCCTGATTCAACCCGTAGTTACCCCCACCTGAATTAAATCTGTCAGAGGAATCCACTTCACGTCCGGTCCTGCAGCAGCGATGGAGGGCAAGGAGGAGGACGTGCGGCTCGGGGCGAACAAGTACTCGGAGCGTCAGCCCATCGGCACGGCGGCGCAGGGGTCCGAGGACAAGGACTACAAGGAGCCCCCGCCGGCGCCGCTGTTCGAGCCCGGCGAGCTCAAGTCCTGGTCCTTCTACCGCGCCGGCATCGCCGAGTTCATGGCCACCTTCCTCTTCCTCTACGTCACCATCCTCACCGTGATGGGCTACAGCGGCGCCACCTCCAAGTGCGCCACCGTCGGCATCTAGGGCATCGCGGTTCCGGCCACCCCAATCTCGCGCGCACGACCACCATCCTCCGCTCCCTGCAGAAATCCCTCGCCGCCGCTCTTGTGCTCAGGCCGAATCTCAACACCAACCGACGCGCCATCCTCCTCTCCCTCCCGTCTCCGGTGCCAACACAGGCCACTTTACTTGACCCCGGTCGGCCGGCCGGCCATCCACGACGTCTGGTGCATAAGAAATCATCTTCCGCTGGCCGACGGACGGCGCTGGTTGGGTGGGGCGGGGATCCAGCAGAGATGGCAAGGGGACAAGAGACGACCAAGCTCTGCTCTTTGCTCTCTGTTTCTTTTCTCTTCCTCATGATGCATTAAGCGCTCCTTCAACAATGGTGCCTGCCGGTGCCGGGTGTCGCGCGCTCCCCTCCATCTCGTCGCAGCCTTCGCCTTCGGAGGTGCCCTCTCTCGCCTTCGGAGTACAAGGAGCAGAGCACAATGCGTGCGTGCAAGCGCTCGCGCTTGGAGGTGGGGCTTGTTCTTCGCCGGCCATCCCCATCGCCGCTACGGCAACCAAATCCAGCTCCTCTCCTCCCGCTCCGCTCAGTTGGAGCCTTGGAGGACTCGTCTCCGTCGATTTCGACCCAAGCCACAGCCTTCTCCTTCGTTCCTCGCACCAATTCCACCGGACCCGCCCACACAGCCGTGCCGTGCCGTCCCGTCGATTTAACGCTCGCCGCTCCTTCTTCCCCACTTGCAACCTACGGAAACAGCACAACAAAGGGCGCATCTTTTTTGTGCCCCTCGTCACGCCGGCTTTTCACCCGGGTTGCAGCTGGAAGCTCTCGCCGGCGCCGGGTGCGGTTCCGGCCAACGCTGAGCGTGTGACAGATTTAATTCAGGTGGGGGGTAACTGCGGGTTGAATCAGAGAAACAGCAGGGGGTTTTGTGCAAAACTGCCAGCGCTGACCGGCCCAGCCAATTGGCGAGCTCTGATTGgcctgggactaaatcatcacattggATGCAAGTTGGGGTATGGGTTGGTCTAGTTTTGCAACTTTGGGACTAGATCATCACATTGTGTACAAGTTAGGGTACCTGGGGTGCTATTATCTCGTGTAAAAATGTAAACTTGTAATCAAGCCATTGCTGTGATGTGCTTTCTGCCCACACTGGCTACTTGCTGGGGCTGGCAATGGCATGGCTACTTTGCTGGCTAGCTTGGCAGTTGGCATGCAGAAGTAGGTCACATGAATACACATACCTAAACGCTTGAATCTAGGGCGTGGAAGTAAATGTGATTGGTTTTGTTATTGTGACACTGTGTATATGGTAAGTAATCCATGGGCATGCCAagttgaaatgaaaaaaaaaatcaggCATTTCATGTACGCAAGCAATAATCAACTAAACCAATCAGTGTATTCTTTCtgaaaacatgaataaaaattgtCATCCACGTCCATATTGCAATATACTTGAAAATAGTGAGAAATCGAGTTACAGGCTTACAGCATACATAAGAactttgattcataggattcaAAATAGATAGGGCACATTGTTATGCAGAGACCGGATAAGACTTCATTTCAAGTGAGGTCTGGGTTTCTGCCTAGTGGTAGAGGTTCATAGTGGTGCATCCATGTTGATTAACTAGGGTTCAAATCCTATCTCATCCGGGTGGGTTCTATCCTACCCACTGGACATCATTTTTGATATCTTGGTGTGATGTTTTGAGTGAACGGAATATCCCTTTAAAAGAGATAAGCATATTACATGTGTCAATCCATAATCAACACAAAATAATGGGTTTGATTTCGACATGGAGAGGAAAATAGGAACCTATAGAGATTTTTCCAAGAAGATAGACTTGATCGAAATTTTCCTTTAAAACTGAGAGCAAAGTTCCCACATAGAAAAACTTCCAAAGATTCATTACTCAATAAAAGTTCCAAGGATTTGAACTCTTAAAAGAACAAATTCATTTGAATCACTGAAAGCTAAGAGAGAGGCCAAAAGACACATGGAGTCATGGAGTGCAATACAATTACTGGTGGGCACAGATTTATGTAATTATTtcatcatagtttccatcattgtTTTACCAATACTACTAATACATCATTAAGGAGGACAGACTTTCAGAAGATCACATGCATATGTGTACGTAAGGCTGTGTCTCTGCGGCACAGTACTAGTATGTCGTTGCTAGTTCCAATCTTTTTATCAGACGAGAGCAGCTGCAGGAATCACATGTTTTCTACATCGAGATAACAAAAGAATGCCGTGTGTCTGTACGActgtatatatacatatctatgccAGGGCAGGGCCGGGCTAGATGGAGTAGCTAGCAGGGCATGGCAGAAGTTCTGATCCGAGCTCCCAGCAGAGAGAATGCAATATTAATTGTTCAGAGTTATGATGCGTACGGGTATGCATTGTTTTCATGATTTAAGCATGCTTTTTATGACAACAAATAACCATTGAATCATCATcgaaatactccttctgttcctaaatcacgtctttttagagatttcaataaggactacatacagatgtatatagatatattttagattgtagattcactcattttgctccatatgtagtccgcattgaaatctctaaaaagactgaTATTTAAAAACATAGAGAGTATAAGTTATTCATCATAACACATTGGCAACTATTTTTAATGTGATTCCAATGTGCGAATCAAcatgtggttgagttggttaggtggacagtggtatccccaacccactagggttcaaatcctggtgctcgcattattcctgaatttatttcaggatttccggcgatgcgctttcacgttcccgtcgacgacgaggcgcctacggtgacttcgtaaatctcaagatgacatgccggctcagtctctcaaaggtgctcataggggtagggtgtgcgtgtgtgcgttcatagggtgaatgtatgcgcgtgtatatgagcgcctgtgtctgtactgatgctaaaaaaagtGATTCCAATGATATATTTTTCACGGTATATAACTAACGTTTTATCAATCAAAATAATGGAGAAACGTCTTTCCACAAGTGTGGCCATATAAACCCGAACAGAGAAAATATATGACGCCATCCGTGACCACCTAGGTTAGAACTTCATGTTTGAATTTCATGAAGttacaaattatatatgaaaaaaatttGTTTAAAAATGATATATTATTCGGTTCAAAGTACACTATTATGTGCAAATTTTAGTGATTCTGAGTCTTCAAACATACCTGACGCTCTACAAAAATCAAGGGCTACAGATCGCAGTCATCACCAGCAATCTATCTATAAACACACTATGCTCCTTAATTTTGGAGCTCTCTCATTTAATTTTGGTGTACAATATCGGATTTGGTTCAGGATTTTGACTAGGTCAACAATTTTTATTGAGATTATTTAAATTTGGTTCATAGATTTTattcaattgaggtgttcaattctGGATCTGGTTCCCAATTTTGACTGGATCAACCATTTGGGATCTCAATATATAGACATGCAAATCTCTTACGTGTTCTAAAAAAAATCAAGGGCTTGAGTGAAGAACAAGAACAATTTTTTTTGGTGAATACAAGAACAAGAACAATTATCCATTAAAATGCAAGAAAAAACTTCACACTTCTCCTTTGGCCTGACTTTATAGCGCTAAGACTCTATTTAAATTTGGGTTGTAAGATTTTCATAGGAATATTGGAGGATCTGAATCCCAATGATTTTTTTCCTATGAAGGCAATTCGGATCATAGGATCGAGACTGTGAAATTCCTATGGAATCCATTCCTATGCCCCCTATTCCATAGGAATCTCAACATGAGCTGAAACTTTGGTTTATTTTTCCTTTgagatgctctctctctctctctcaatgctTTAAAATCCGTATGTTTATTTCCTATGCGCCATCAAAAGGTACCTCTCACAATACCCGCAAAAAAGGTACCTCTCACAAAATTCTTGTGATTCGAAACCCTGTATAACTTCATAGTGCATGGCCTTTCAATCCTATGTTTTTCTTGTTCCTACGTTTTTTATTTTCCTGCAATCGGAGAAAGCCCTTACAGTTGATCGAGGTGCAACGGACAATGTGGGAGGAGCGAGCAAAGGGAACAAAGGGTTTGTTTCCTCGAAAAACTTATCTTGGAGTGTTCAAATGCACCATGGTGTTTCGCCTCCGAAACAGTAACATGTGTTTACTTACGGTTTTGCTAATTTTCAGCTGGGATTTTCTTAGTCCTCCATTGGTACCGGGTATTGTTGATATGATGTTAGAACTGTGCAAGATTTTATTAAAAAAACTGAACTTTGAGAACAAATCCTACTATTTTTCCACTACACACGATCAAATTATTACCACCGAGATCATGAACAAATTTGTAAATCAACAAAGGATTAGCCAAAAAAAATTGTGGGGAGAAGGATTAGCCAAATTGACAACTACCGATATCAGATTCCATTTTTTACAGATGAGTAAAACAATTGAGGCGGATATACATGAGTAAATTTTGTAAGAGTAAAAAAAAGCATGAATAAATTTATAAGACTGACTGAAAAATAATTATATTCCAGTCCATGAAGGCATAAAGAATCATGTTTAACTAAATTTGCTTTGGTCCTTGTCCAGCGCTAGCGAGACAGGCCGCCCCTTGTCTGGTCGTGCCGCCATCGACTGCTGGCTGCATCAGTGACGCCACACGCGCGCGAGAAagatgagaagagagagagagagagagagagagagagagagagagagagagagagagagagagagagagagagagagagagagagagagagagagagagagagagagagagagcgccgcTAGCTGGCTGGCCGTCGCTCGTCCAGTCGTCCTCCAGATTGCAGACGATGAGCGAAATAAAATGGCCGCGAGACGAACACGTGCATGTACACGAAAGTGACAATACGACGAACCAGTGGGAATGTGTATTGATGAACATATATCCTTGTGTGTAGAGAATGTGCATGTGTCGCTGTGCACGTACGTAAGGCTCTAAATCAGCCGCCCCTGCACGGTGACAATAACCAGAGGGCAAATACGAGTTTGTCACGATGGATGCATATCTTATACACGTGTGTACGTATTTAATTATATTCCCTTTTCGAAGTGGAAATGAAAAAGGAAAATCTCAAACGTCGATGTGACTTCATGGCTTGCTGGATGGAACCTAGAATCAAATCCTCGTGCTGATTTCCCAGGGACGAGGGCCAGTGAAATGTCCTAACATTGACTGCCGTACGTCCCTCTCCCAACAAAGCAGTGCCGTACGACCACCAATGGCTGCAAAACCAATGGTATTCATTATCTTTGGAAGTTTTTTCCTTTCGAATGGGTAGTTTCGTGCGAATTTCATACAAGAAAGTTTCTTTAATGAAAGAGCAAAAAAAATTGGGGGTCATTTCAGCATGTGCCAATTTATTTATTTTGAACTAGATTCAAAGCTAACTGAAACAATGGTCAAAATTCATCATGCTTTCATGAAATGTTTGACATTGTCTTGAAATATTTGTTTGTGTTTAAAAAAAGTTGAATTCTTCTCTTCGTCATCCAGCCAGCGCCTTTTGTTTCCTACTCACGTACTCGACTTGCCACAATTTCCCCGGCTAGGGTTGAAACTTTTGTCGGCAATTTTGGTGTGTACCAAAATATTCTTTTTCTCTCAAAACGTTGCACTAAAATAAAAATAGGTTGAAA encodes the following:
- the LOC123108170 gene encoding probable aquaporin PIP1-2, which codes for MEGKEEDVRLGANKYSERQPIGTAAQGSEDKDYKEPPPAPLFEPGELKSWSFYRAGIAEFMATFLFLYVTILTVMGYSGATSKCATVGI